The Blattabacterium cuenoti genome includes a region encoding these proteins:
- a CDS encoding Rne/Rng family ribonuclease — translation MNKDKELIINAEEQEVKIALLEEGKLLELHREVFNQEFSVGDIYLGIVKKILYGLNAAIIDIGHSKCAFLHYNDLGFQIDKMLEIVSMNTKTKFVSNNLEKFEKTENRNSIDNILHPGQKILVQISKEPISNKGPKLTAKVCIPGRYLILIPLSEKISISKKIKNVKEKSRLISYIRKTKPNEFGIIIRTASYNKTEEVLNVELIFLIKKWKRTLKNLIKLPPIRVLSEISKTYCLLRDTLNDDFKSIYCNNSLLCQEIHSYLSLIAPEKTNIIKYYKENIPIFEKYGIEKQIQIFLGRNVPLENGAYLIIEHTEALHVIDVNSGMNNHMKKNCTELERIDNILKINILAATEIARQLRLRDMGGIIVVDFIDMSESIHRKQLYEHLKEKMKNDRAKHKILPPNKFGLVQFTRHRVRPELKMNIDNNEKSKNSPMNYIHRLEFVLESIIKNKNHQGIQLHIHSFVSSYLKKGFPSIQQKWLLKYKKWIKIIPRDTFGYTEYQVFNKNHKMISSSFH, via the coding sequence ATGAATAAAGATAAAGAGTTAATTATAAATGCAGAAGAACAAGAAGTAAAAATAGCTCTTTTAGAAGAAGGTAAATTACTAGAGCTTCATAGAGAGGTTTTCAATCAAGAATTCTCTGTAGGAGATATCTATTTAGGAATAGTAAAAAAAATTTTGTATGGATTAAATGCTGCTATCATCGATATAGGACATTCAAAATGTGCTTTTTTACATTATAACGATCTTGGATTTCAAATAGATAAAATGTTAGAGATAGTTTCTATGAATACAAAAACAAAATTTGTATCTAACAATTTGGAAAAATTTGAAAAAACAGAAAACAGAAATTCTATAGATAATATATTACATCCTGGACAAAAAATTTTAGTTCAAATTTCTAAAGAACCTATTTCTAATAAAGGCCCAAAATTAACTGCAAAAGTATGCATACCAGGAAGATATTTAATCCTCATTCCTTTATCAGAAAAGATTTCTATTTCTAAAAAAATAAAAAATGTAAAGGAAAAAAGTAGATTGATTTCTTACATAAGAAAGACAAAACCTAATGAATTTGGTATTATTATTCGTACAGCCTCCTATAATAAAACAGAAGAAGTTTTGAATGTAGAACTGATTTTTTTAATCAAAAAATGGAAAAGAACATTGAAAAATCTGATTAAATTACCTCCAATTAGAGTTTTGAGCGAAATTAGCAAAACTTATTGTTTATTAAGAGATACATTAAATGATGATTTTAAATCTATTTATTGTAATAATAGTCTTCTTTGTCAAGAAATTCATTCATATTTATCTTTAATTGCTCCGGAAAAAACTAACATAATTAAATATTATAAAGAAAATATTCCCATATTTGAAAAATATGGAATAGAAAAACAAATACAAATTTTTTTAGGGAGAAATGTTCCTCTTGAAAATGGTGCTTATCTTATTATAGAACATACTGAAGCTTTACATGTTATAGATGTTAATAGTGGAATGAATAATCACATGAAGAAAAATTGTACAGAATTGGAAAGAATTGATAATATATTAAAAATTAATATATTAGCGGCTACAGAAATAGCTAGACAACTTAGATTAAGAGATATGGGAGGGATAATTGTAGTCGATTTTATAGACATGTCTGAATCTATTCATAGGAAACAGTTATATGAACATTTAAAGGAAAAAATGAAAAATGACAGGGCAAAACACAAAATATTGCCTCCAAATAAATTTGGGTTAGTTCAATTTACTCGTCATAGAGTAAGACCTGAGTTGAAAATGAATATTGATAATAATGAAAAATCTAAAAATTCTCCTATGAATTATATTCATCGTTTAGAATTTGTTCTAGAATCTATTATAAAAAATAAAAATCATCAGGGAATACAATTACATATACATTCTTTTGTTTCATCTTATTTGAAAAAAGGATTTCCTTCTATTCAACAAAAATGGTTGTTAAAATATAAAAAATGGATTAAAATAATTCCAAGAGACACGTTTGGATATACAGAATACCAAGTATTCAATAAAAATCACAAAATGATATCTTCTTCTTTTCATTGA
- a CDS encoding citrate synthase, whose protein sequence is MCSIVHFDINGCHYKLPVVYGTFYEKAINISKLRENTGLITFDPGLKNTGIAKSSISFIDGEKGELLYRGYPIEQIINKCSFMETSYLILNGELPNTAQLKSFSEKIKKFNHINQEIYQILDKIPDNYHPMGILSSLTYILTAFTNCQQEEDMYLHLLAKLPILAALTYRKKVGLPPSYADHNLDYTSNLLKMFFSIPNKSYQQNPIITDALDKLLILHADHEQNCSTTTVRLLGSAHSGLFSSISAGISALWGRLHGGANQAVIEMLETILNSGGNIKKWVEKAKNKKDPFRLMGFGHRIYKNFDPRAEIAKEVAENLIKKLEIFDPILELAKTLEQKALQDSYFVEKKLYPNIDFYSGIIYQAIGIPKDMFTVMFALGRLPGWMAHWKEIKFNRDPIGRPRQIYIGYKKRNII, encoded by the coding sequence ATGTGCAGTATTGTTCATTTCGATATTAATGGATGTCATTATAAGCTTCCTGTAGTTTATGGAACTTTTTACGAAAAAGCCATTAATATTTCTAAATTAAGAGAAAATACAGGGTTGATCACATTTGATCCAGGATTAAAAAATACAGGAATAGCCAAAAGTTCTATCAGTTTCATAGATGGAGAAAAAGGAGAGCTTTTATATAGAGGGTATCCTATTGAACAAATTATTAATAAGTGTTCGTTTATGGAAACGAGTTATCTAATTTTAAATGGAGAACTTCCCAATACTGCACAATTGAAATCTTTCTCTGAAAAAATAAAAAAATTCAATCATATTAATCAGGAAATTTATCAAATACTTGATAAAATACCTGATAATTATCATCCAATGGGAATATTATCTTCTTTAACCTATATTTTAACTGCGTTTACAAATTGTCAACAAGAAGAAGATATGTATCTTCATCTTTTAGCTAAACTCCCTATATTAGCTGCTTTAACTTACAGAAAAAAAGTAGGGCTTCCTCCTTCTTATGCAGATCATAATCTTGATTATACTTCCAATTTATTAAAGATGTTTTTTTCTATTCCCAATAAATCTTACCAACAAAATCCTATTATTACGGATGCTTTGGATAAACTATTAATATTACATGCTGATCATGAGCAAAATTGCTCAACAACCACTGTCCGTTTATTGGGTTCTGCTCATTCAGGACTATTTTCATCTATATCTGCAGGAATTAGTGCTCTTTGGGGAAGATTACATGGAGGAGCCAATCAAGCTGTAATTGAAATGTTAGAAACTATTTTAAATAGTGGAGGAAATATAAAAAAATGGGTAGAAAAAGCAAAAAATAAGAAAGATCCATTTCGATTGATGGGATTTGGACATAGAATTTATAAAAATTTTGATCCTAGAGCGGAAATAGCGAAAGAAGTAGCTGAAAATCTCATCAAAAAATTAGAAATTTTTGATCCAATTTTAGAATTAGCAAAAACTCTTGAACAAAAAGCTCTTCAAGATTCTTATTTTGTGGAAAAAAAACTTTATCCTAATATTGATTTTTATTCAGGAATTATTTATCAAGCTATAGGTATTCCAAAAGACATGTTCACTGTTATGTTTGCTTTAGGAAGATTACCAGGGTGGATGGCACATTGGAAAGAAATAAAATTTAATAGAGATCCCATAGGAAGACCTAGACAAATTTATATAGGATACAAAAAAAGGAATATTATATAA